The Amycolatopsis sp. QT-25 genomic sequence GGCTGGCGGGACATCGGCGCGTTGTCGATGCTCGGCGGCGTCGGGTTCACGGTGAGCCTGCTGATCGCCGATCTCGCGCTCGACGGGGAGGCCGTCGAACTGGCGAAGGCGGCGGTGCTGATCGCCTCGGCCATCGCCTCGCTTTCGGCCGCCGCGATGCTGGTGCACCGCAGCCGCGTGCACGCGCGCGAAGATTGAGTAGGCGACACTCGCCGGTCCGCCGCGCCCGTGCTCGGGGCACGTGGCACGATGACCGGTGTGAGCAGCCCCAAGCACGAACGTACCGGTCCCGACGGCGTGGGGGCCGTGCCCTACCTCCCCCTGTCGAGCGATGACGACGTGGTAGCGAGCGAGCAGTCCCTCGGGAAACTCGTCGGCGATGCCACACAACACGTCTCGACGCTGATCCGCGCCGAGGTCGAGCTGGCCAAGTCCGAGGTCGTCGCGGAGGCGAAGAAGGGCCTCAAAGGCGCCATCTTCTTCCTGGTCGCGCTGGTCATCGGCCTGTACAGCTCGTTCTTCTTCTTTTTCTTCCTCGGCGAGCTGCTGTCGGAGTTCCTGCAGCGCTGGGCGGCCTTCCTCATCGTGTTCGGGCTGATGCTCGTCTCGACGGCGGTCGCCGGCTTCCTCGGCTATCGCA encodes the following:
- a CDS encoding phage holin family protein, whose protein sequence is MTGVSSPKHERTGPDGVGAVPYLPLSSDDDVVASEQSLGKLVGDATQHVSTLIRAEVELAKSEVVAEAKKGLKGAIFFLVALVIGLYSSFFFFFFLGELLSEFLQRWAAFLIVFGLMLVSTAVAGFLGYRKVKKIKAPERTINSFKDTAAAFKPRHGAEDQD